CGTCCTTCTTGCCGAGGTCGACGGACTTCTCGTCGGAGGGGGCGGCGTCGACCGTCGCTTCGGTCTCGGTGAGGGAGGAGGCGTCGTCCGGGACGGTGTCCGCGTCGGCCTTCAGGTCGTGCTCGATGCCGTGCACGATGCGGTTGTACTCGTCGTCGGAGAGCACCGCGCCGATGGAGTTCTTGGCGAAGAGGAGCTCGACCCCGGGACCGGCGTCGACGAGGACCGTGTCCTCGTTGACCTCCTTGACCGTTGCGTACATGCCCCCGATGGTGCGCACGCCGGAACCGGGCTGCATCTGGTTCCGCATGTCGACGGCCTGCTGCTGCTTCTTCTTGGCCGAGCGGGTCATCAGGATCATGGCCCCGATGAGCACGATGAACGGGAGGAGGGTCACGAGGCTATTCACGGGACAGTTTCCTTCGCACGACCGCGCAG
This region of Streptomyces chromofuscus genomic DNA includes:
- a CDS encoding preprotein translocase subunit YajC, with product MILMTRSAKKKQQQAVDMRNQMQPGSGVRTIGGMYATVKEVNEDTVLVDAGPGVELLFAKNSIGAVLSDDEYNRIVHGIEHDLKADADTVPDDASSLTETEATVDAAPSDEKSVDLGKKDAAEEPAEAKRDEEPKKTDGDADAK